From Pseudomonadota bacterium, a single genomic window includes:
- a CDS encoding Na(+)/H(+) antiporter subunit D — translation MTGDFFHPSLVLILGAFVLPFVQKGPLRKIFLVAIPCIAFGFTMAMDSGTYATMQFMDWQLIFGRVDALSKVFAYIMTLMCIIGTIYGLHVEEDVQHIAAWTYVSGSIGAIFAGDYLTLFLFWEVMAFSSVFLVWFRRGPKSMATGYRYLLVHTFGGLVLLAGIVLNYKATGGDIAFNLLDVANPTLPTYLIMIGFILNAAVPPLHAWLPDAYGEATVTGAVFMCAFTTKTAVYALARGCAGMDILVPLGVFMALYGVVYAVLENDCRRLLAYHIISQVGYMVAGVGIGTAMAINGAVAHAFAHILYKGLLFMGCGSVLYMTGQSKFSELGGLYKKMPRAFIFTLIGGLSISAFPLFSGFVSKSMIVYAGFEEHIYWAAFLLTLASAGTFLHTGLKVPYFIWFGKNNCSKETWEKAADPPANMQWAMGIASFLCIFIGCYTAYLYDMLPNQEQAKHYAELVYGRYHVSESLQILLFTALGFFLLIKKLAPEPTISIDLDWFYRMGGRGFQWLASKPIQAVDNGVSEGYRYLGLFPLMTISRFWSWFDWHAIDGVVDGIARSVRSVGSAGRSLQSGWLQTSMLYAATLMAVVLIAYVLN, via the coding sequence ATGACAGGTGATTTCTTCCATCCTTCCCTGGTTCTGATTCTGGGGGCGTTTGTTCTGCCTTTCGTGCAGAAAGGGCCGCTGCGCAAAATATTCCTGGTGGCGATACCCTGTATTGCTTTCGGGTTTACCATGGCGATGGATTCCGGAACCTATGCGACCATGCAGTTCATGGACTGGCAGCTGATCTTCGGTAGGGTTGACGCCTTGAGCAAGGTCTTTGCCTATATCATGACCCTGATGTGTATTATCGGGACAATTTATGGCCTGCATGTTGAGGAGGATGTGCAGCACATTGCCGCCTGGACCTATGTGTCCGGCTCCATCGGGGCTATTTTTGCCGGTGATTATCTGACTCTTTTCCTCTTCTGGGAAGTGATGGCCTTTTCTTCAGTATTTCTGGTCTGGTTCAGACGTGGCCCGAAATCGATGGCTACCGGTTACCGGTATCTGCTTGTTCACACCTTTGGCGGGCTTGTCCTCTTGGCTGGTATTGTCCTTAATTACAAAGCAACAGGCGGAGATATCGCCTTCAACCTCCTTGATGTTGCAAACCCGACACTGCCGACCTATCTGATCATGATCGGGTTTATTTTAAACGCCGCTGTTCCGCCATTGCACGCCTGGCTTCCCGATGCCTACGGTGAAGCAACGGTGACCGGGGCGGTATTCATGTGTGCCTTTACTACCAAAACCGCCGTCTACGCCCTGGCTCGGGGCTGCGCCGGCATGGATATTCTGGTGCCCCTGGGCGTCTTCATGGCACTCTATGGTGTTGTCTACGCGGTACTGGAAAATGATTGCCGGCGCCTTCTTGCCTACCATATTATCAGCCAGGTCGGCTATATGGTGGCCGGCGTCGGGATCGGGACCGCCATGGCGATCAATGGCGCCGTGGCTCATGCCTTTGCTCACATCCTATACAAGGGTCTCCTGTTCATGGGGTGTGGTTCCGTCCTGTACATGACCGGGCAGAGCAAGTTCTCCGAGCTTGGCGGTTTGTACAAAAAAATGCCCAGGGCCTTTATCTTTACACTGATCGGAGGGTTGTCGATCTCTGCTTTCCCTCTATTCAGCGGTTTCGTCAGTAAATCGATGATTGTCTATGCCGGTTTTGAAGAGCATATTTACTGGGCGGCCTTTCTGTTGACGCTCGCTTCTGCGGGAACATTTCTCCATACCGGGTTGAAGGTCCCTTATTTTATCTGGTTCGGCAAGAACAACTGCAGCAAGGAGACCTGGGAGAAGGCCGCTGATCCGCCGGCCAATATGCAGTGGGCGATGGGTATTGCTTCTTTCCTGTGCATCTTTATCGGCTGCTATACTGCATATCTCTACGACATGCTGCCCAACCAGGAGCAGGCCAAACACTATGCCGAGCTGGTCTACGGCAGATACCATGTCTCGGAAAGTTTGCAGATTCTGCTGTTTACCGCCCTTGGCTTTTTTCTCCTGATCAAGAAGCTTGCACCCGAACCGACCATCAGTATTGATCTGGACTGGTTTTACCGGATGGGCGGTCGCGGTTTTCAGTGGCTTGCCAGCAAGCCCATTCAGGCTGTGGACAATGGGGTCAGTGAAGGATACCGGTATCTGGGACTTTTCCCGTTGATGACCATTTCCCGTTTCTGGTCATGGTTTGACTGGCATGCGATCGATGGGGTGGTTGATGGCATCGCAAGGAGTGTGAGATCCGTCGGCAGCGCCGGAAGGAGTCTGCAGAGCGGCTGGTTACAGACCAGTATGCTCTACGCGGCCACACTCATGGCAGTAGTGCTTATCGCGTACGTATTGAACTAA
- a CDS encoding ribosome maturation factor RimP encodes MNDQGLIYKDHVEQQIAELAEPVLIDMGYELVEVQFRREAHGHVLRLIICHENGIGVDDCARVSREVSILLDVEDLLKQAYTLEVSSPGLDRPLTTGRDFTRNLGKKVKLLMHDDSDELVGTIRKVQGETVVIESNGREQEVALTAIRKARLVIEF; translated from the coding sequence ATGAACGACCAGGGACTAATCTATAAGGATCACGTTGAACAGCAGATCGCCGAACTGGCAGAACCTGTTCTGATTGATATGGGATATGAACTGGTTGAAGTCCAGTTCAGAAGAGAAGCCCATGGCCACGTCCTGCGACTCATTATCTGCCATGAGAACGGGATCGGCGTTGATGACTGTGCCAGGGTAAGCCGGGAAGTAAGCATTCTCCTTGATGTCGAGGATCTGCTGAAGCAGGCCTATACCCTGGAAGTATCCTCACCGGGGCTGGACCGACCTCTTACCACCGGACGTGATTTTACGAGAAACCTGGGGAAAAAAGTAAAACTGCTCATGCACGATGATTCGGATGAACTGGTTGGAACCATCCGGAAGGTCCAGGGCGAGACTGTTGTGATAGAGAGCAACGGCAGGGAGCAAGAGGTCGCTCTTACGGCAATCAGGAAGGCCAGGCTGGTGATTGAGTTCTAG
- the nusA gene encoding transcription termination factor NusA — protein sequence MFSELSRIVDQISRDKGIDRNLLIESLEDAVMQAARKKFGQRRDMEVRFNEELGEIELFQFRTVVEKVEDDQTEISMEDALALDPEVELGDDIGSKMDNVSELGRIAAQSAKQVIIQRMKDAETNVIYDMYKERQGEIINGIVQRFERGNTVVNLGRTDAILPASQQMPRRSYRQGDRIRAYLLEVKKDARDSPLVLSRTDDRFLAQLFTEEVPEIAEGVVTIMGVCREPGSRAKIAVSSSEMDVDPVGACVGMKGSRVQNVVQELQGEKIDIVPWSPDPARFVSNALAPAQISMVVVDEEKKTLLVIAPEDQLSLAIGRQGQNVRLASKLLGWNIDVKGEQKYAKSMEQGYRSLLKVEGVDDKLAERLYDSGITSAKELAAATVEDLTEFENIDDDKALRLIVNAAKVPLPAEPGPTDPDDGRGPDNSDKESVKSEKQDADANGE from the coding sequence ATGTTTTCAGAACTGAGCAGAATAGTTGATCAGATCAGCAGAGACAAGGGAATTGACCGTAACCTGCTGATAGAAAGTCTTGAAGATGCCGTTATGCAGGCGGCCCGGAAGAAATTCGGACAGCGCCGTGATATGGAGGTGCGATTTAATGAAGAGCTTGGTGAAATAGAGCTTTTTCAGTTCCGTACCGTGGTCGAAAAGGTTGAGGATGACCAGACCGAAATATCCATGGAGGACGCTCTGGCTCTTGATCCCGAGGTTGAACTTGGAGATGATATCGGCTCGAAGATGGATAATGTTTCCGAACTTGGCAGGATTGCAGCCCAGTCAGCCAAGCAGGTGATTATCCAGCGTATGAAAGATGCTGAAACCAATGTGATCTATGACATGTATAAAGAACGGCAGGGTGAGATCATCAACGGTATCGTGCAGAGATTTGAGCGCGGGAACACCGTTGTCAATCTTGGCCGAACGGATGCGATCCTTCCTGCAAGTCAGCAGATGCCCAGAAGGTCCTATCGGCAGGGGGACCGGATCCGTGCGTATCTTCTTGAGGTCAAGAAGGATGCCCGTGATTCGCCTCTGGTCCTGAGCCGTACCGATGACCGGTTTCTGGCGCAGCTTTTTACGGAAGAGGTCCCGGAGATTGCCGAAGGCGTTGTAACAATCATGGGTGTCTGCCGGGAACCGGGGTCCCGGGCCAAAATTGCGGTGTCGTCTTCAGAGATGGATGTTGATCCGGTCGGTGCCTGTGTCGGCATGAAGGGGTCCAGGGTTCAAAACGTTGTCCAGGAACTTCAAGGCGAGAAGATTGATATTGTGCCGTGGAGTCCGGACCCGGCCAGGTTTGTGTCAAACGCTCTGGCGCCTGCCCAGATCTCCATGGTAGTGGTTGATGAGGAGAAAAAGACCCTTCTGGTCATAGCCCCTGAAGATCAGCTTTCCCTTGCCATCGGCAGGCAGGGACAGAACGTCAGGCTGGCGTCTAAACTCCTGGGCTGGAACATAGATGTGAAGGGCGAGCAGAAATACGCCAAGTCAATGGAACAGGGGTACAGGTCGCTGTTGAAGGTGGAAGGCGTAGACGACAAACTTGCCGAACGACTGTATGATTCCGGGATCACATCTGCAAAGGAACTGGCGGCTGCCACCGTTGAAGATCTTACCGAATTTGAAAATATTGATGATGACAAGGCTCTGAGGCTGATTGTGAATGCTGCCAAGGTGCCACTCCCTGCAGAACCTGGACCGACCGATCCTGACGATGGGCGCGGACCGGATAATAGTGACAAAGAATCGGTGAAATCTGAAAAACAGGATGCAGACGCAAACGGAGAGTGA
- a CDS encoding NADH-quinone oxidoreductase subunit J encodes MVSLFTAEGLTGLVFLFIVAVTVVGGIIATSSVRLPRAVSGLAMCLIGVAGLYYFLNSPFLAAMEMLIYVGAVCVTIVFAIMLADPGAEKKVGRQGAISTVVSVSVGGLLFWGLAILGTTTMWPAAAVKVNEGSIPEIGKSLLTTYSMVFELVSVVLLLAIIGALVLARKGREV; translated from the coding sequence ATGGTCTCTTTGTTTACCGCAGAAGGTCTTACCGGCCTGGTCTTTCTTTTCATTGTTGCCGTGACGGTTGTCGGTGGCATCATTGCCACCAGTTCGGTCAGACTTCCCCGGGCGGTTTCCGGACTGGCCATGTGTCTGATCGGGGTGGCCGGTCTATATTATTTTCTGAACAGCCCTTTTCTGGCGGCAATGGAAATGCTGATCTATGTGGGCGCGGTCTGTGTCACCATCGTTTTTGCGATCATGCTGGCTGATCCCGGCGCCGAGAAGAAGGTCGGGCGCCAGGGTGCGATCAGCACCGTGGTGAGTGTCAGTGTCGGGGGGCTTCTCTTCTGGGGGTTGGCTATTCTCGGGACTACAACCATGTGGCCGGCAGCTGCGGTAAAGGTGAACGAGGGCTCCATCCCCGAGATCGGCAAGTCGCTCTTGACTACATACAGTATGGTGTTTGAGCTGGTTTCGGTTGTTCTGCTGCTGGCGATTATCGGTGCGCTGGTCCTGGCCCGCAAAGGGAGGGAGGTATAA
- a CDS encoding NADH-quinone oxidoreductase subunit M, with product MNDFLIIKDGVAPFLSILIFLPLAGALLLFLTGNENFARFLALIVTLLTAAVSMPLYFGFDTTTAKYQFGEHHAWIPAFDINYTLGVDGISLLLVLMTTLLMPLCVLGSWKYIQKRVREFMVCLLIMEASMIGVFVALDFVLFYVLWEAMLIPMYLLIAIWGGPRKTYASIKFFLYTLAGSVMLLVAIIALYLHNNSFSIPMMMGQEYSSLFQVLVFLAFFLAFAIKVPMFPFHTWLPAAHVEAPTAGSVILASVLLKMGTYGFLRFCLPITPEATLFFVPYILWLSVAGILYGGFTALAQSDMKKLIAYSSVGHMGFVTLGIFVLNKNGIEGAILQMINHGVTTGALFLCVGMIYERTHSRELADATGIGKLMPWYVTFLGFFSLSSLAFPGTNSFVGEFLILVGGFTKYKIIAGCAIPGAVLAAAYMLRMLQKVVWGGTNNPAHSGLGDLNMREIATLAPLLLFVFWIGLSPEPFMEIMHTSVANLLDQVNSAGGAGISMATLIP from the coding sequence ATGAATGACTTTCTGATCATAAAGGACGGGGTTGCCCCTTTTCTGAGCATTCTGATCTTCCTGCCGCTGGCCGGAGCTCTTTTGCTGTTCTTAACCGGTAATGAGAATTTTGCCCGATTCCTGGCCCTGATTGTCACTCTGCTCACGGCGGCGGTATCGATGCCGTTGTATTTCGGTTTTGACACCACCACCGCCAAATACCAGTTCGGTGAACATCATGCCTGGATTCCTGCCTTTGACATCAATTACACGCTGGGGGTTGACGGCATCAGCCTTCTCCTGGTCCTGATGACCACCCTCTTGATGCCCCTGTGCGTTCTCGGGTCCTGGAAATATATCCAGAAAAGAGTCCGCGAGTTCATGGTCTGCCTGCTGATCATGGAGGCGTCGATGATCGGGGTTTTTGTGGCTCTTGATTTTGTCCTCTTCTATGTCCTCTGGGAGGCGATGCTGATCCCGATGTATCTCCTGATCGCCATCTGGGGAGGGCCGAGAAAAACCTATGCCTCGATCAAGTTCTTTCTCTATACCCTTGCCGGTTCGGTCATGCTTCTGGTAGCGATTATCGCGCTGTACCTTCATAATAACAGTTTCAGTATTCCGATGATGATGGGGCAGGAATATTCATCCCTGTTCCAGGTTCTGGTTTTTCTCGCTTTTTTCCTGGCGTTTGCCATCAAGGTTCCGATGTTCCCGTTCCACACCTGGTTACCTGCCGCGCATGTTGAAGCACCCACTGCTGGGAGTGTGATCCTGGCCAGTGTCCTGCTGAAAATGGGCACATACGGTTTCCTGAGGTTCTGTCTGCCGATTACTCCTGAGGCAACCCTTTTTTTTGTGCCCTACATCCTCTGGCTGTCGGTGGCCGGGATTCTCTATGGCGGATTTACGGCTCTGGCCCAGAGCGACATGAAGAAGCTGATCGCGTACTCAAGTGTCGGCCACATGGGTTTTGTGACTCTGGGGATATTCGTGCTGAATAAGAATGGTATTGAAGGCGCGATTCTGCAGATGATTAATCATGGTGTGACCACCGGAGCGCTGTTTCTCTGTGTGGGAATGATCTACGAGAGGACACACAGCAGGGAACTTGCCGACGCCACGGGGATCGGGAAACTGATGCCATGGTATGTCACCTTTCTCGGTTTCTTTTCGTTATCATCACTGGCGTTTCCAGGGACCAATTCGTTTGTTGGAGAGTTTCTCATACTTGTCGGCGGCTTTACCAAGTACAAGATCATTGCCGGCTGCGCGATCCCCGGGGCGGTTCTTGCGGCAGCCTACATGCTGAGAATGTTGCAGAAGGTGGTCTGGGGTGGAACGAATAATCCCGCGCACTCGGGTCTCGGTGATCTCAACATGCGGGAGATCGCTACCTTGGCGCCGCTGCTGTTGTTTGTATTCTGGATTGGCCTTTCTCCAGAGCCTTTCATGGAGATCATGCATACCAGTGTGGCCAATCTGTTGGATCAGGTGAATAGTGCCGGAGGGGCAGGCATTTCCATGGCGACGCTGATCCCTTGA
- a CDS encoding NADH-quinone oxidoreductase subunit I produces the protein MSGYFKDLFGGTKSLAVGLGITFRYMCKPVVTLQYPHESLKMTPRYRGHIELVGDEETGLPKCVVCGMCQKTCPSNCITLAGEKTEGAKTKSLTMYTLDFTKCSLCGQCVESCKFGAIDFSKDYNLAGPRKEAFIFDLLKRLEEKS, from the coding sequence ATGAGCGGATATTTTAAAGATTTGTTTGGCGGCACCAAGAGTCTGGCGGTCGGACTCGGCATCACTTTCCGTTATATGTGCAAGCCGGTGGTGACCCTCCAGTATCCCCATGAAAGCTTGAAAATGACTCCACGCTACCGGGGGCATATTGAACTGGTGGGTGATGAGGAGACCGGTTTGCCCAAATGTGTGGTCTGCGGCATGTGTCAGAAAACCTGCCCTTCAAACTGCATCACCCTCGCCGGGGAAAAAACGGAAGGGGCAAAAACCAAATCATTGACCATGTACACCCTTGACTTCACCAAATGCAGCCTGTGCGGACAGTGTGTTGAAAGCTGTAAGTTCGGAGCCATTGATTTCTCGAAGGATTATAATCTTGCCGGTCCCCGGAAAGAGGCTTTTATATTTGACCTATTAAAAAGACTTGAGGAAAAAAGCTGA
- the nuoK gene encoding NADH-quinone oxidoreductase subunit NuoK yields MNVLDLGNSMETYLVIAALLFGMGIYGLLNRRTMIGMLISAELILSGASINFMAFGHFLAPDPTTGQIFTLFIMGIAAAEAAIALSIIIAVYRNFKSIDTEDVVELQG; encoded by the coding sequence ATGAACGTGCTTGATCTGGGCAACAGCATGGAAACGTATCTGGTGATTGCGGCCCTTCTTTTCGGGATGGGGATTTACGGTCTGTTAAACCGGAGAACCATGATCGGCATGCTGATTTCAGCCGAACTGATCCTTTCGGGAGCGTCAATTAACTTCATGGCATTCGGTCATTTTCTGGCCCCGGACCCGACCACCGGCCAGATATTCACCCTTTTTATCATGGGTATCGCTGCTGCTGAAGCGGCCATCGCCCTCAGTATTATTATTGCGGTCTATCGAAACTTCAAGTCGATCGATACCGAAGATGTTGTCGAACTGCAAGGCTAA
- a CDS encoding NADH-quinone oxidoreductase subunit N has product MKLFAPELWVLTGCLILFGVSLFKVSSRTVKLWVGFIALINIVVTSLTLFQEGPLFFNAYQIDLFSQLFKLLVAVGLGVVVLLGNEFPGIEKEVKAEYYLFMLLSSLGLMMVVSCVELLSLFIALELSSFALYLMVPMRDDRSGVRSQMESAAKYILFGVMATGIMLFGMSYLFGLTGTTYLGELLPRLHSIADQPAAVVGITMVLAGFFFKLGLFPFHFWLPDVYQGATNETTAFIASVPKLAAVALLIRVSALYLPEGQTASLLLGGLAVFSMFYGNLLALVQKDIKRMLGFSGIAHAGYVMLGILVLGETGYATSVFYIVAYLVMNLACFLVICNVAGKGENLQIDDLTGLYQRAPLLALILGISMFALAGIPPFAGFMGKFMLLTGALKQGYLAVVIMAAINTAISIYYYLSVVRVAYCSAADEVTPVPVSPLIKMAGVMLVLIILVMGIVPSTFLNMATQAIRTIL; this is encoded by the coding sequence ATGAAACTGTTCGCTCCTGAATTATGGGTTCTTACCGGATGCCTGATCCTGTTCGGGGTTTCACTGTTCAAGGTCAGCAGCAGGACGGTGAAATTATGGGTCGGTTTTATTGCGCTCATAAATATTGTCGTGACCTCTCTCACCCTTTTTCAGGAGGGGCCTCTGTTTTTCAATGCATATCAGATTGATCTTTTCTCTCAGCTCTTCAAGCTGCTGGTTGCTGTGGGGCTGGGGGTTGTGGTGTTGCTGGGCAATGAATTCCCGGGAATAGAAAAAGAAGTCAAGGCAGAGTATTATCTGTTTATGCTTCTCAGTTCTCTCGGGTTGATGATGGTAGTCAGTTGCGTTGAGCTCCTTTCTCTATTCATTGCCCTTGAGCTTTCATCCTTTGCCCTGTATCTGATGGTGCCGATGCGTGACGACCGGTCAGGAGTCAGAAGTCAGATGGAGTCTGCCGCCAAGTACATTCTTTTCGGGGTGATGGCGACGGGGATCATGCTTTTCGGGATGAGTTATCTTTTTGGTCTTACCGGGACCACCTATCTTGGTGAGCTGCTGCCAAGGCTTCACAGTATTGCAGACCAGCCGGCGGCCGTTGTCGGGATCACCATGGTTCTGGCCGGTTTCTTTTTCAAACTCGGCCTTTTCCCGTTCCACTTCTGGCTTCCGGATGTCTACCAGGGAGCAACTAATGAGACCACCGCTTTCATTGCCTCAGTGCCAAAACTGGCTGCTGTTGCCCTTCTGATAAGGGTTTCCGCTCTTTACCTTCCCGAAGGCCAGACGGCGAGCCTTCTCTTGGGTGGCCTCGCTGTATTTTCGATGTTTTACGGCAATCTTCTTGCGCTGGTCCAGAAAGACATCAAGAGAATGCTTGGCTTTTCCGGTATCGCCCATGCCGGCTATGTGATGCTTGGTATCCTGGTGTTGGGTGAGACGGGATATGCGACTTCAGTATTTTACATTGTTGCCTATCTGGTGATGAACCTGGCCTGTTTCCTGGTGATCTGTAACGTCGCCGGCAAAGGTGAGAATCTGCAGATTGATGATCTGACAGGTCTTTACCAGAGAGCGCCACTGCTGGCCCTTATTCTTGGTATTTCCATGTTTGCTCTGGCCGGAATCCCCCCATTTGCAGGATTCATGGGTAAATTCATGTTGCTGACCGGGGCCTTGAAACAAGGGTATCTTGCCGTGGTCATCATGGCGGCGATCAATACCGCGATTTCGATCTACTACTATCTCTCAGTGGTAAGAGTCGCCTATTGTTCCGCTGCAGACGAGGTGACTCCCGTGCCGGTGAGTCCGCTGATCAAGATGGCGGGGGTGATGCTGGTCCTGATCATTCTGGTGATGGGAATAGTCCCTTCTACTTTTCTTAACATGGCGACCCAGGCAATCCGGACAATCCTCTAG
- a CDS encoding monovalent cation/H+ antiporter subunit D family protein — protein MEIVSCKLLYALLAPLIGSLVVMRCGKHPDLREGVSFVASVIMFGLVASMIPTVLKGNRLIFTMFDILPGLSVTLRADAFSMIFAMVASFLWILAVFYSMGYMRGLHEHAQTRFNACFALALFGAIGVAFSDNLFTMYLFYEIVSVCTYPLVAHHQDGESYDGARKYIVYLTTTAKGLLLPAMILIYVLTGTLDFADNINTGIFPADANSALVIMLYIFCLLGFAKSGVMPLHNWLPGAMVAPTPVSALLHAVAVVKVGVFSTTRVMLYVFGTNTMEALNLGIPTAYFVSFTILMASIIALSKDNLKARLAYSTVSQLSYIILGVALLTTSGIEGGLIHIANHAFSKITLFFCAGAIYVAAHKKNISEMGGLGRTMPFTFAAFAIASLSMIGAPPVAGFVTKWKLLMGALEMETHYLGIILVLLASTLLNVGYFAPVTIKAFFGKRPEGEKYEGIKEAPLAMVVPLMLAAIISVIIGIYPDFIMNFVKAVTG, from the coding sequence ATGGAAATAGTATCCTGCAAACTTCTTTATGCACTCCTGGCACCACTGATCGGTTCTCTGGTGGTGATGAGGTGCGGTAAACATCCTGATCTGAGGGAAGGGGTCTCTTTTGTGGCCTCGGTGATCATGTTCGGTCTGGTTGCCTCGATGATCCCGACCGTCCTGAAAGGCAATCGCCTGATCTTTACGATGTTTGATATTCTTCCTGGCTTGAGTGTTACCCTGCGGGCTGATGCCTTCTCGATGATTTTTGCCATGGTTGCCTCTTTCCTGTGGATCCTGGCGGTGTTCTATTCAATGGGGTATATGCGCGGTCTGCATGAGCATGCCCAGACCAGGTTCAATGCCTGTTTCGCACTGGCTCTCTTCGGGGCGATCGGGGTGGCGTTCTCAGACAATCTCTTTACCATGTATCTTTTTTATGAGATCGTCAGCGTCTGCACCTATCCACTGGTTGCCCACCATCAGGACGGGGAGTCCTACGATGGAGCAAGAAAATATATTGTTTACCTGACCACCACGGCCAAGGGGCTGTTATTGCCGGCCATGATCCTGATCTATGTCCTGACCGGCACTCTCGACTTTGCCGATAACATCAATACCGGCATTTTCCCGGCTGATGCCAACTCGGCCCTGGTGATCATGCTCTATATCTTCTGCCTGCTCGGGTTTGCCAAGTCGGGCGTGATGCCGCTGCACAACTGGTTGCCGGGAGCAATGGTCGCCCCGACACCGGTCAGCGCTCTGCTCCATGCCGTGGCGGTGGTAAAGGTCGGTGTTTTTTCAACCACCCGGGTGATGCTTTATGTTTTCGGAACCAACACCATGGAGGCCCTGAATCTTGGTATCCCGACTGCCTATTTTGTTTCGTTCACGATCTTGATGGCCTCGATCATCGCCTTAAGCAAGGATAACCTGAAGGCAAGGCTCGCTTATTCGACGGTAAGCCAGTTGTCGTACATTATTCTCGGGGTCGCCCTGCTTACCACCAGCGGCATTGAAGGTGGTCTGATCCATATCGCCAATCACGCATTCTCAAAGATCACCCTCTTCTTCTGTGCCGGTGCTATTTATGTTGCGGCTCATAAAAAGAATATCTCTGAAATGGGAGGGCTGGGGAGGACCATGCCGTTCACCTTTGCCGCCTTTGCCATCGCGTCACTCTCGATGATCGGGGCGCCGCCGGTGGCCGGATTTGTTACCAAGTGGAAGCTCCTGATGGGCGCCCTTGAGATGGAAACCCATTACCTCGGGATCATCCTCGTCCTTCTGGCAAGCACCCTGCTGAATGTGGGGTATTTTGCGCCGGTGACCATCAAGGCCTTTTTCGGCAAACGGCCGGAGGGTGAAAAGTATGAGGGGATCAAAGAGGCCCCTCTTGCCATGGTTGTGCCGTTGATGCTTGCGGCTATTATTTCGGTAATCATCGGAATCTATCCGGACTTCATAATGAATTTTGTCAAGGCGGTGACAGGATGA
- a CDS encoding YlxR family protein: MQTQTESDQGGATPIRTCFGCRIRKNPADLLRFTVAGSSGVLQLDGVKKSAGRGVYCCNDTGCLGRLVRNRKGLKRALRVTELDMVEIENLF; this comes from the coding sequence ATGCAGACGCAAACGGAGAGTGACCAGGGGGGGGCGACCCCGATCCGGACCTGTTTCGGCTGCAGGATCAGAAAGAATCCTGCCGATCTGTTAAGATTTACTGTTGCAGGAAGCAGTGGGGTGTTGCAGCTCGATGGGGTGAAAAAATCGGCAGGAAGGGGCGTTTATTGTTGTAACGACACTGGGTGTCTGGGGAGATTGGTCAGGAACAGGAAGGGGTTGAAGAGGGCTCTGCGGGTAACGGAGCTCGATATGGTTGAGATTGAGAACCTGTTTTGA